Proteins from one Lepidochelys kempii isolate rLepKem1 chromosome 6, rLepKem1.hap2, whole genome shotgun sequence genomic window:
- the LOC140913927 gene encoding homeobox protein SIX1 — protein sequence MSMLPSFGFTQEQVACVCEVLQQGGNLERLGRFLWSLPACDHLHKNESVLKAKAVVAFHRGNFRELYKILESHQFSPHNHPKLQQLWLKAHYVEAEKLRGRPLGAVGKYRVRRKFPLPRTIWDGEETSYCFKEKSRGVLREWYAHNPYPSPREKRELAEATGLTTTQVSNWFKNRRQRDRAAEAKERENTENNNTSTNKSNQLSPLDGGKPLMSSSEEEFSPPQSPDQNSVLLLQGNLSHARSSNYSLSGLTASQTSHSLQDSLLGPLTSSLVDLGS from the exons ATGTCCATGCTGCCGTCCTTCGGCTTCACGCAGGAGCAAGTGGCCTGCGTGTGCGAGGTGCTGCAGCAAGGGGGGAACCTGGAGCGGCTGGGCCGGTTCCTCTGGTCCCTGCCGGCCTGCGACCACCTGCACAAGAACGAGAGCGTCCTCAAAGCCAAGGCGGTGGTGGCCTTTCACCGGGGCAACTTCCGCGAGCTCTACAAGATCCTGGAGAGCCACCAGTTCTCGCCCCACAACCACCccaagctgcagcagctctggctcaAGGCGCACTACGTGGAAGCCGAGAAGCTGCGGGGCAGACCCCTGGGCGCCGTGGGCAAGTACCGGGTGCGCCGAAAATTCCCCCTGCCCCGGACCATCTGGGACGGCGAGGAGACCAGCTACTGCTTCAAGGAGAAGTCCCGGGGCGTGCTGCGGGAGTGGTACGCGCACAACCCCTACCCCTCGCCCCGGGAGAAAAGGGAGCTGGCCGAGGCCACCGGCCTCACCACCACCCAGGTCAGCAACTGGTTTAAAAACCGGAGGCAGCGGGACAGAGCAGCAGAGGCGAAGGAAAG GGAGAACACTGAAAACAACAACACGTCCACCAACAAAAGCAACCAGCTCTCTCCCCTGGATGGGGGCAAACCGCTTATGTCCAGCTCCGAAGAAGAATTCTCCCCCCCACAAAGTCCAGATCAGAACTCAGTCCTTCTATTACAGGGAAACCTCAGCCATGCCAGGAGCTCCAACTATTCCCTGAGCGGCTTAACTGCCTCTCAGACCAGCCACAGCCTTCAGGACTCCCTGCTAGGACCCCTCACCTCGAGCTTGGTAGACCTCGGGTCCTAA